A segment of the Elaeis guineensis isolate ETL-2024a chromosome 6, EG11, whole genome shotgun sequence genome:
ATGGACAGGACGGAGTTGGTTGAAGCCTTAaggcaccaagatggagattgttgggtATTATGTGGTGCTCTCAAGTCTCAAGAGATCAAGGCTAAgaccaaggtccaaagtccatgtgGTGGTCATGAGCTttttagggctagtttgggccctaggacgaAAGGCTATCAGCCTTTCGGGTTTTGAGATCTAGGGATTTTAGACCTTgaagggctaacttatatttga
Coding sequences within it:
- the LOC140858799 gene encoding uncharacterized protein, coding for MEYIGVMEVAKEALWLKDLALEMGLAQEVVRVHCNSQSTLLLAQNSVYHARIKHIDIRTELVEALRHQDGDCWVLCGALKSQEIKAKTKVQSPCGGHELFRASLGPRTKGYQPFGF